Proteins from a single region of Ammospiza nelsoni isolate bAmmNel1 chromosome 28, bAmmNel1.pri, whole genome shotgun sequence:
- the LOC132084992 gene encoding DBF4-type zinc finger-containing protein 2 homolog has protein sequence MHYPGERCLPGPKFLPEFLPPCQAHPEPFANTCHPLSITKGPAPRWGQSCPQAAPAVSLLPCQPLVHKCLLLYPEPCETTRLLPGPRVSAVPQTPRSDKKRAARSLPPCAPRCPEPGRLRFPPCGIRGSSASCRAECRPRKAAACPRRRPEPSGGCYSLPLRGATECPPQQSVTRSFLREQLPGAVPPHRCSKGYPTQEFGAGCYSERQLSVTRVTEERPPLRAAAKGSPQLEGSKGRSCSAQHLSKSRCGHHHHHHHRGTPRPSRLVPAGAKRSGHSKKSRSASKWLW, from the coding sequence ATGCACTACCCCGGCGAGCGCTGCCTGCCGGGCCCCAAATTCCTCCCCGAGTTCCTCCCTCCGTGCCAGGCGCACCCCGAGCCCTTCGCCAACACCTGCCACCCCCTGAGCATCACCAAGGGCCCCGCGCCGcgctggggacagagctgtcccCAAGCCGCCCCCGCCGTGTCGCTGCTGCCGTGCCAGCCGCTGGTGCACAAGTGCCTCCTGCtctaccccgagccctgcgAGACCAcccggctgctgcccggccCGAGGGTCTCCGCTGTCCCCCAGACCCCGAGGAGCGACAAGAAACGCGCGGCGCGGAGCCTCCCGCCGTGCGCCCCGCGCTGCCCCGAGCCCGGCCGGCTGCGCTTCCCCCCGTGCGGCATCCGCGGCTCCTCCGCGTCCTGCCGGGCCGAGTGTCGCCCGCGCAAGGCGGCCGCGTGTCCCCGGCGCCGCCCCGAGCCGAGCGGCGGCTGCTACTCGCTGCCCCTCCGCGGTGCCACCGAGTGCCCCCCGCAGCAGAGCGTCACCCGCTCCTTCCTGCGGGAGCAGCTGCCCGGGGCGGTGCCCCCGCACCGCTGCTCCAAGGGGTACCCCACGCAGGAATTCGGCGCGGGGTGCTACTCGGAGCGGCAGCTGAGCGTCACCAGGGTCACCGAGGAGCGTCCCCCGCTGAGGGCGGCGGCCAAGGGGTCGCCGCAGCTCGAGGGGagcaagggcaggagctgctcggcGCAGCACCTGAGCAAGTCCCGCTGTggtcaccatcatcatcatcaccaccGGGGTACCCCGAGACCCTCCCGGCTGGTCCCGGCCGGGGCCAAGCGCTCCGGGCACTCCAAGAAAAGCCGCAGCGCTTCCAAGTGGCTCTGgtga
- the LOC132085059 gene encoding claw keratin-like: MSQDIKVLLTGGPGAASADSFSSLTGLCLHWVGTFSSFQVGSGTMSSYGQLLSARCASPCEVTCAQPYVDACSEPCVAACGDSRAIVYAPPVVVTFPGPIISSCPTESIVGSSIPEIGGGMGSGGGGMGSGGGGMGSGGGGMGSGGGGMGSGGGSSCGGGMSRLGSLYRGSSYFSGYNRNYYPYYSRGYYRYRYGNYGNYGNYGNYGNYGPF; this comes from the exons ATGTCCCAG GATATAAAAGTGCTCCTGACTggtggccctggagctgcctctgctgacTCGTTCTCCTCGCTGACTGG GCTGTGCCTTCATTGGGTTGGGACCTTCTCATCCTTCCAGGTTGGATCTGGAACGATGTCCTCCTATGGCCAACTGCTCAGCGCCCGCTGTGCTTCACCCTGCGAGGTGACATGCGCCCAGCCCTACGTCGACGCCTGCAGCGAGCCTTGCGTGGCTGCATGTGGAGACTCCCGAGCCATCGTCTACGCCCCGCCCGTGGTCGTGACATTCCCAGGGCCCATCATCAGCTCCTGCCCCACCGAGAGCATCGTTGGGTCGTCCATCCCTGAAATCGGCGGGGGAATGGGGTCTGGAGGGGGTGGCATGGGGTCTGGAGGaggtgggatgggatctggaggtggtgggatgggatctggaggtggtgggatgggatctggag GGGGCTCCTCCTGCGGGGGTGGGATGTCACGGCTGGGGAGCCTCTACCGCGGCTCTTCCTATTTCTCAGGCTACAATAGGAATTATTACCCCTATTATTCCAGAGGGTACTACAGGTATCGCTACGGGAACTACGGGAACTACGGGAACTACGGGAACTACGGGAACTACGGgcctttttaa
- the LOC132084775 gene encoding scale keratin-like: protein MGDITSSSLSENGIKGERPQTSPILAASLTYSLQDNELDPKSQEMMSNVNSECQPGCEVACTQPCAYSRSLEPCIASCGDSKAVVFPPPVVLTFPGPTMSTCSQESIVGASQPMVMGAPIASISDEPYGVGSSFGPGGMAGAGPSFGSGGSFGYGGSSGMGGPLGYGGSFGYGMQSSRGSCGYGGVLGARGSFGSGGACGYGGSLGMGGSLYSRRFRSTRGGSCVGSWGSS, encoded by the exons ATGGGTGACATCACGTCCTCCTCATTgtctgaaaatggaataaaagggGAGAGACCTCAGACATCTCCCATCCTCGCAGCCTCACTGACTTATTCCCTCCAAGACAACGAG cttgatcccaaatcccaagaGATGATGTCCAACGTCAACTCCgagtgccagcctggctgcgAGGTGGCCTGCACGCAGCCCTGTGCCtacagcaggagcctggagccctgcaTCGCCTCCTGTGGGGATTCCAAAGCCGTGGTGTTCCCTCCTCCCGTGGTCCTCACCTTCCCGGGCCCCACCATGAGCAcctgctcccaggagagcaTAGTGGGAGCGTCCCAGCCCATGGTTATGGGTGCTCCCATCGCCAGCATCTCTGATGAGCCCTATGGGGTGGGCAGCTCCTTCGGGCCTGGGGGCATGGCTGGGGCAGGACCCTCCTTTGGATCCGGGGGCTCCTTTGGCTACGGGGGCTCCTCGGGGATGGGGGGTCCCTTGGGATATGGGGGTTCCTTTGGTTATGGAATGCAGAGCTCCCGTGGGTCCTGTGGCTACGGGGGCGTGCTGGGAGCCAGGGGTTCCTTTGGGTCTGGGGGTGCCTGTGGCTACGGAGGctccctgggaatggggggcTCCTTGTACAGCCGGAGGTTCCGCAGCACCCGCGGCGGATCCTgtgtggggagctggggctcGTCCTAA
- the LOC132084776 gene encoding scale keratin-like, producing MNCISSRCLPGCEVACPEPCAYSRGLGPCVASCGDSTALVYAPPVWITFPGPILSSCPQESIVASSMPQPSGGSSYGSGMGGYSGGLSRIGGSYGSGGSYGSGGSYGSGGSYGSGGSYSSGGSYGSGGSYGSGGSYGCGSSSGKLGSSGCGGSSSGGCYLKKFYSSSSHGSRLGN from the coding sequence ATGAACTGCATCAGCTCCCGGTGCCTGCCCGGCTGCGAGGTGGCCTGTCCCGAGCCCTGTGCCTACAGCAGAGGCCTCGGCCCCTGCGTGGCCTCCTGTGGGGACTCCACGGCCCTGGTCTACGCCCCACCCGTGTGGATCACCTTCCCCGGCCCCATCCTGAGCTCCTGCCCCCAGGAAAGCATCGTGGCATCGTCCATGCCCCAGCCCTCCGGTGGTTCCTCCTACGGCTCAGGGATGGGAGGCTACTCTGGTGGCCTGTCCAGAATTGGGGGCTCCTATGGATCTGGGGGCTCCTATGGATCTGGGGGTTCCTATGGATCTGGGGGTTCCTATGGATCTGGGGGCTCCTATAGCTCTGGGGGCTCCTACGGATCTGGGGGCTCCTACGGATCTGGGGGCTCCTATGGATGTGGGAGCTCTTCAGGGAAGTTGGGCTCCTCTGGATGTGGGGGCTCCTCCTCGGGGGGCTGCTACCTCAAGAAgttctacagcagcagcagccatggaTCCCGcctgggaaactga
- the LOC132084777 gene encoding keratin, type I cytoskeletal 9-like: protein MSSGAMVSSGCSSPCEVSCPQPYADAWNQPCVTSCGDSRAVVYPPPVVITFPGPILSSCPQESIVGTSFPSGAMGSSGSGGAIGGSYGGGSMGGIGGSIGGGSMGGGGSMGGSYGGGSMGGIGGSIGGGSMGGSYGGGSMGGSYGGSRSFGSGGSYGGSRSFGGRRSFGGSSGGGFGGSCGGGSSFGGGSCGGGSYGGGSSSSRRFGGGNCGFYYF from the coding sequence ATGTCGTCAGGAGCGATGGTGAGCAGCGGCTGCTCGTCCCCGTGCGAGgtgtcctgtccccagccctaCGCGGATGCCTGGAACCAGCCCTGTGTCACCTCCTGCGGGGACTCCCGAGCTGTGGTCTACCCTCCACCCGTGGTCATCACCTTCCCAgggcccatcctcagctcctgcccccaGGAGAGCATCGTGGGCACGTCCTTCCCGTCAGGGGCCATGGGATCTTCTGGGTCCGGGGGCGCCATTGGGGGCTCCTACGGTGGTGGTTCCATGGGGGGAATTGGGGGATCCATTGGAGGTGGTTCCATGGGTGGAGGTGGTTCCATGGGTGGATCTTACGGAGGTGGTTCCATGGGGGGAATTGGGGGATCCATTGGAGGTGGTTCCATGGGTGGATCCTACGGTGGCGGTTCCATGGGTGGCTCCTACGGAGGGAGCAGATCCTttggctctgggggctcctaTGGAGGGAGCAGATCCTTCGGGGGCAGGAGATCCTTTGGGGGCTCCTCGGGCGGTGGCTTTGGGGGCTCCTGCGGCGGGGGCAGCTCCTTTGGGGGTGGCTCCTGCGGAGGGGGATCCTACGGagggggcagctccagctccaggaggTTTGGAGGAGGAAACTGCGGCTTCTATTATTTCTGA